GCCAGCAAGTCAGTAGCCGAGGGGCCCACAGCTAAGCCCCCTTGCCTGGGAATTTCTATCCCCAATTTTCCTAGATTAACCCTCCCCCTCAAAAGCAGTGGCCCTCAACAGGATGATTTTGTcgcaggggacatttggcaatgtctggagacatttctggttgtcatcactgggagtggggtgggtagaggccagggatgtcgCTGAGCATCCTACAATACCCAGGACAGCCTCTTACAACAAAGAATGATGGAAGTGTCAACAGTgcgaggctgagaaaccctgttCTGGAGGGAGCACTTTACTTATGAGACTGCAAATCTAGCATGAGCCAAGGCCCTTGGAATCCAGACAGCCACGAAAGCCCTCTACCTCAAGCCCTAATGTGAGATCAAGCCACTGCCTTGTTGAGAAGTCCCCAGTTATCCCAGAGTGTTCCACAAATGTCCCATCAGCTGCTACCGGTTCAATTTCCAGCCAATATAATTAAAATCTCAGattcttttgtcttcttcctcttctgaaaaCAATCTGCTATTTCTTCCTCAGAGCCAGTGCCACCCCGACTGCCACTGCCAGGGCAACGACGGCGGCGGCCCCTCCGAACAGCAGTGTAGACCTGCCCCCCGACAAGGGCGTGGCCATTGCTTTCCCAGCAGGGGGGGGCTCCTCGGTGAGCCCCTCTCTCGCTCCAGCTGTCTCCTCGCCCTGCGTCTCCTCAGCTTCCAGCGCAGGGGCCGCCTCCTCGTCAGCAGGCTCAGCTGCTGCTGCTTTCACCTCTTCTTCAGCAAGTTCCACAAACAAAGATGTAGCAGGGCCGGCTTTCTCAACTGCAATCACTTCTGCGTCGGGTTCTCCTGTCTCCAGCAGGGACGTGGCAGTGAGATGTGGAAGCAGGGGTGCTGGGCCTTCGGGGAACGCCCCCTGCAGCTCCCCGGCAGGCAGGGCTGCAGAAGCCACAGCAGCCTCTTCCATGCCCTCGGGAACTTCTTCCTTCTCCACGTGCACGATGTCAGAATTGGAAGAGTTGTTCTCACTCTTCTCTCCAGCGCCGTTGCTATCTAAGCTCTTCACTTCTTCAGGATCCATTGCAATCTGCTGCCAGGATTCGGGACCTAGAGACACAGGCAGGCTCTCTGTGTGCCAACTCTGGCTCGCCGACAGCGACACAGGCAGG
This Microcebus murinus isolate Inina chromosome 10, M.murinus_Inina_mat1.0, whole genome shotgun sequence DNA region includes the following protein-coding sequences:
- the BCL2L13 gene encoding bcl-2-like protein 13 isoform X2; its protein translation is MLLSQPVTYQAFRECTLETTVHASGWNKILVPLVLLRQMLLELARYGQEPLSALLQFGVTYLEDYAAEYIIQQGGWGTVFNLESEEEEYPGGIAEDSNDIYILPSDNSGQVSPPESPTVTTSWQSESLPVSLSASQSWHTESLPVSLGPESWQQIAMDPEEVKSLDSNGAGEKSENNSSNSDIVHVEKEEVPEGMEEAAVASAALPAGELQGAFPEGPAPLLPHLTATSLLETGEPDAEVIAVEKAGPATSLFVELAEEEVKAAAAEPADEEAAPALEAEETQGEETAGAREGLTEEPPPAGKAMATPLSGGRSTLLFGGAAAVVALAVAVGVALALRKK